A genome region from Methanobacterium subterraneum includes the following:
- a CDS encoding calcium-transporting P-type ATPase, PMR1-type, protein MKWKKLSADETLKTLNTSINGLSSSEVQKRISEHGKNELVEEKKAGPIQIFLGQFKDILIVILLIAAVAAYFVGDTLDAIVILIVVFINAVVGFIQEYRAEKAMEKLKGLISTEAVVLRDGQEKKVPAGELTPGDIVLLEEGDKVPADLRIIESYDLLVDESSMTGESLPVEKHPNTLSTDDHGTENMAFMETNVASGRGKGVVVEIGMDTEIGKIAEMIQGEEEQTPLQQKIAGLGKTLGLLAVLVCSVVFVLEYLQGIPLVETFMTAVSLAVAAVPEGLPAILTLTLALGMQRMAKSNAIVRKLLAVETLGSCNVICTDKTGTLTLNQMTVRDVRVNDPEMVYTISALCNNATQSEGKLLGDPTDASLLLYADENGHNRKELEEKYPRLLEIPLDSTRKRMTTVNQIGADRYILIKGAPEVLLQKCSQIKGDKGVFSIKPEDVDNAMRDLKAMTGNALRVLGFAYRKLGPDEDLEDKEALEKDLIFVGLVGMMDPPREEAKQAIAQAKKAGIKVVMITGDHKDTAVAIAREIGITEGEIVALTGSDLDQLSDQEFENLVDDVSVYARVFPEQKVRIVETLKKKGHVASMTGDGVNDAPALKKAAIGVAMGSGTDVAKESSDMLLQDDNFATIVKAVGEGRTIFDNIRRFVRFQLSTNIGAILTITSASVMGLPIPFNPIQVLWINIIMDGPPAQSLGVEPPEKGVMERPPLKEEIIPRKNLIKIVVAGVVMTLGTLALYYYLLSGGADLTKAMTMAFTVFVMYQIFNVFNCRSDGGFSNKFLFIAVGASFLLQLGVIYLPFLQGIFRTTSLGAFDWVLVLLISCTIFISDWLVGKFLK, encoded by the coding sequence ATGAAATGGAAAAAATTAAGTGCAGATGAAACTTTAAAAACCCTTAATACAAGTATTAATGGTTTAAGCAGTTCTGAAGTTCAAAAACGTATATCAGAACATGGTAAAAACGAACTGGTTGAGGAAAAAAAGGCCGGACCCATCCAGATATTCCTGGGGCAGTTCAAGGACATACTCATAGTGATCCTGCTTATCGCCGCTGTTGCAGCATATTTCGTTGGAGACACCCTCGATGCAATTGTAATACTTATCGTGGTGTTTATAAATGCAGTGGTCGGATTCATCCAGGAATACCGTGCTGAAAAAGCAATGGAAAAGCTTAAAGGCCTTATTTCCACAGAAGCGGTGGTTTTGAGGGATGGTCAGGAGAAGAAGGTACCGGCAGGAGAACTCACCCCTGGAGATATTGTCCTTTTAGAGGAAGGGGATAAAGTACCGGCTGATCTCAGGATAATTGAAAGCTACGATCTTCTGGTGGATGAATCAAGCATGACTGGAGAATCCCTACCAGTTGAAAAACATCCCAACACCCTATCCACTGATGATCACGGCACGGAGAACATGGCCTTCATGGAGACTAATGTTGCATCTGGCCGTGGGAAAGGTGTAGTTGTAGAGATTGGTATGGACACCGAGATTGGTAAAATCGCGGAGATGATTCAGGGAGAAGAAGAACAAACTCCCCTACAACAAAAAATAGCTGGTCTCGGTAAGACTTTGGGGTTATTGGCAGTTTTAGTCTGTTCAGTGGTGTTTGTACTGGAGTACCTGCAGGGAATACCTCTGGTGGAAACATTCATGACTGCGGTTTCCCTCGCAGTGGCCGCGGTTCCCGAAGGGCTTCCCGCTATTTTAACACTAACTCTGGCCCTGGGAATGCAGAGAATGGCTAAAAGTAATGCCATTGTCCGAAAATTACTGGCAGTAGAAACACTGGGCTCATGTAATGTGATCTGTACTGATAAAACCGGAACACTAACCCTGAACCAGATGACAGTTAGGGACGTCCGTGTAAATGACCCAGAAATGGTTTACACCATATCTGCCCTCTGTAACAATGCCACTCAATCAGAGGGGAAACTCTTAGGAGATCCCACCGATGCATCACTCTTACTCTATGCTGATGAAAATGGTCACAACCGGAAGGAACTGGAGGAAAAATATCCCCGTTTACTGGAGATACCATTAGACAGCACACGAAAAAGGATGACCACAGTCAATCAGATAGGTGCGGACAGATACATCCTGATAAAAGGAGCACCCGAGGTTCTTCTCCAAAAATGTTCCCAGATAAAGGGGGATAAAGGAGTTTTTTCCATCAAACCTGAAGACGTGGATAATGCAATGAGAGACCTTAAGGCAATGACTGGAAACGCACTCCGTGTTCTTGGATTTGCCTACCGCAAACTGGGTCCTGACGAAGATTTGGAAGATAAAGAGGCACTGGAAAAAGACCTCATATTCGTGGGATTGGTGGGCATGATGGACCCACCAAGGGAAGAAGCCAAACAAGCCATTGCCCAGGCTAAAAAGGCAGGCATAAAGGTAGTGATGATCACTGGAGATCACAAGGATACTGCGGTGGCCATAGCCCGTGAAATAGGTATTACTGAAGGTGAAATCGTTGCACTCACTGGCAGTGATCTAGACCAGCTCAGTGATCAGGAATTTGAAAACCTGGTGGATGATGTCAGTGTGTACGCCCGTGTGTTCCCAGAACAGAAGGTCAGAATTGTGGAAACTTTAAAGAAAAAGGGACATGTTGCCTCTATGACTGGAGATGGGGTAAACGATGCCCCTGCCCTCAAAAAAGCTGCTATTGGTGTGGCCATGGGAAGTGGTACTGATGTAGCTAAGGAATCCTCAGACATGCTCCTTCAGGATGATAACTTCGCCACCATAGTCAAGGCAGTGGGTGAAGGTCGTACCATATTTGATAACATTCGCAGGTTTGTTCGATTCCAGCTTTCCACCAACATTGGAGCCATACTAACCATAACCTCAGCCTCGGTAATGGGACTGCCAATTCCCTTTAACCCTATCCAGGTTTTGTGGATAAACATCATTATGGACGGACCTCCAGCCCAGTCTTTAGGTGTGGAACCACCTGAAAAGGGTGTTATGGAACGCCCACCCCTCAAGGAGGAAATCATTCCCCGGAAAAACCTAATTAAAATAGTAGTGGCCGGGGTGGTCATGACTTTAGGTACACTGGCCCTGTATTATTACCTGTTATCTGGTGGTGCCGACTTAACCAAGGCCATGACCATGGCTTTCACAGTCTTTGTAATGTACCAAATATTCAACGTGTTCAACTGCCGTTCTGATGGAGGATTCTCCAACAAATTCCTCTTCATAGCAGTAGGGGCTTCATTCCTGCTACAACTGGGAGTAATATATTTACCATTCCTCCAGGGAATCTTCCGCACCACTTCACTCGGTGCATTTGACTGGGTTTTAGTCCTGCTGATTTCCTGTACCATATTCATCAGTGACTGGCTGGTTGGAAAGTTCCTTAAATGA